The Bifidobacterium eulemuris genome includes a window with the following:
- a CDS encoding drug/metabolite transporter permease — translation MEESESLGELANGRGHVISSRATAVGLLAILLWSLMVALVRIVTDAFGATLGTAMVYTTGVVLLMIFHRPAPLKAYPKRYLLVGGALFVFYETAISLSIGLASTATQSVEVSLVNYLWPTMMVLLAAALAKPRGQGENQDNGERKGDHGSERATKHAVWRVLPGAIVATCGVVLSVGGNSGLDWQVAAANIASNPLPYLLAFAGALAWAVYAVITPALSAGQDGTSVFFPCVAVVLWVIHFASGEGLPAAMPQVGSWLAVPAAAAVIAGGYACWGYGILHGSLSKLAVASYATPLLSVAASALLLGLSLSVPFWCGAVLVVAGSLLNWRANRG, via the coding sequence ATGGAGGAGTCAGAGTCACTGGGCGAGCTGGCGAACGGCCGCGGTCATGTGATCTCCTCGCGGGCGACCGCGGTCGGGCTGCTGGCGATTCTGCTGTGGAGCCTGATGGTCGCGCTGGTGCGCATCGTGACTGACGCCTTCGGCGCCACGCTCGGCACGGCGATGGTGTATACCACCGGCGTGGTGCTGCTCATGATCTTCCACCGCCCTGCTCCGCTCAAGGCCTATCCCAAGCGCTATCTGCTCGTCGGCGGCGCGCTGTTCGTGTTCTACGAGACGGCGATCTCCCTGTCCATCGGCCTGGCCTCCACCGCCACGCAATCCGTGGAGGTGAGCCTCGTCAACTATCTGTGGCCCACGATGATGGTGCTGCTCGCCGCCGCGCTCGCCAAACCCCGCGGTCAGGGCGAAAACCAGGATAACGGCGAACGCAAAGGTGATCACGGCAGTGAGCGCGCCACCAAACACGCGGTGTGGCGCGTGCTGCCGGGCGCGATCGTCGCCACCTGCGGCGTGGTGCTGTCCGTCGGCGGCAACAGCGGCCTCGATTGGCAGGTTGCTGCCGCCAACATCGCCTCGAATCCTCTGCCCTATCTGCTCGCCTTCGCGGGCGCGCTCGCCTGGGCCGTCTACGCCGTGATCACGCCCGCGCTGTCCGCGGGCCAGGACGGCACCTCCGTGTTCTTCCCCTGCGTGGCCGTGGTGCTGTGGGTCATCCACTTCGCCTCGGGCGAGGGGCTGCCCGCCGCCATGCCGCAGGTCGGCTCCTGGCTGGCGGTGCCGGCGGCGGCCGCCGTGATCGCCGGCGGATACGCCTGCTGGGGATACGGCATTCTGCACGGTAGCCTGAGCAAACTCGCCGTGGCATCATACGCCACGCCGCTGCTTTCCGTGGCCGCCAGCGCCCTGCTGCTGGGATTGTCGCTTTCCGTGCCGTTCTGGTGCGGTGCCGTGCTGGTGGTGGCCGGCTCGTTGCTCAACTGGCGCGCCAACCGCGGCTGA
- the kdpB gene encoding potassium-transporting ATPase subunit KdpB translates to MTSAYSKFGAMLAAALPGALRKFDPRAMWRNPVMFIVWVGAAFLTLVGIAQIFDVEMRQGEPIYFTWLVAACLWATVLFANLAESVAEGRGKAQADALRKTRTTTPARRVVGYDETADPDARGPEHGEGPSYIEEIPSSDLRLGDVVVVAEGDLIPGDGDIISGIASVDESAITGESAPVIRESGGDRSAVTGGTRVLSDRIVVRITQKPGESFVDKMIALVEGANRQKTPNEIALNVLLSSLTIIFLVVVLSLNAQAGAVGASVSLTVLLALLVCLIPTTIGALLSAIGIAGMDRLVQRNVLATSGRAIEAAGDVTTLLLDKTGTITYGNRQASAFHPLPGVEQDALVRAAALSSLADSTPEGQSIVALAERMGVRIGEAPGAQPVAFTAETRMSGLDLPGGERIRKGATSAIEAWIAAEGAAVEQGVIDAMRDRVDAVSSQGGTPLVVAEQAADRAVRVLGVVQLKDVVKEGLRERFDDLRAMGIRTVMVTGDNPLTAKAIANEAGVDDFIAEAKPEDKLAYIKAEQAKGQLVAMTGDGTNDAPALAQSDVGVAMNSGTSAAKEAGNMVDLDSDPTKLIDIVRIGKQLLITRGALTTFSIANDIAKYFAIIPAMFMDRFPGLSALNVMGLHSSLSAVLSAVIFNAVIIVALIPLALKGVDYRAESGERLLGRNLKVYGLGGIIAPFVGIWAIDLFVRLIPGL, encoded by the coding sequence ATGACATCCGCATATTCGAAGTTCGGCGCCATGTTGGCGGCCGCCTTGCCGGGCGCGCTGCGCAAATTCGACCCGCGCGCCATGTGGCGCAATCCCGTGATGTTCATCGTCTGGGTGGGGGCCGCGTTCCTCACACTGGTCGGCATCGCGCAGATATTCGACGTGGAGATGCGCCAGGGCGAGCCGATCTACTTCACTTGGCTGGTCGCGGCCTGCTTGTGGGCGACCGTCCTGTTCGCCAACCTCGCCGAATCCGTGGCCGAAGGCCGCGGCAAAGCGCAGGCCGATGCGCTGCGCAAAACCCGCACCACCACGCCGGCCCGCCGCGTCGTCGGCTACGACGAGACGGCCGATCCCGACGCGCGCGGCCCCGAACACGGCGAAGGCCCGTCATACATCGAGGAGATTCCGTCCTCCGACCTGCGGCTGGGCGACGTGGTCGTCGTCGCCGAAGGAGATCTGATTCCCGGCGACGGCGACATCATCTCCGGCATCGCCTCGGTGGACGAATCCGCCATCACCGGCGAATCCGCGCCCGTGATCCGCGAGTCGGGCGGCGACCGTTCGGCCGTCACCGGCGGCACGCGCGTGCTTTCCGACCGCATCGTCGTGCGCATCACCCAAAAACCCGGCGAATCCTTCGTCGACAAGATGATCGCGCTGGTCGAGGGCGCGAACCGGCAGAAAACACCCAACGAGATCGCGCTCAACGTGCTGCTCAGCTCGCTGACCATCATCTTCCTCGTCGTGGTGCTCAGCCTCAACGCGCAGGCCGGAGCGGTGGGCGCGTCCGTCAGCCTGACCGTGCTGCTCGCCTTGCTGGTATGCCTGATCCCGACCACCATCGGCGCGCTGTTGAGCGCCATCGGTATCGCCGGCATGGACCGGCTGGTGCAGCGCAACGTGCTCGCCACCTCCGGCCGCGCCATTGAGGCCGCCGGCGATGTGACCACCCTACTGCTCGACAAAACCGGCACCATCACCTACGGCAACCGCCAGGCCTCGGCCTTCCATCCGCTGCCGGGCGTGGAACAGGACGCTCTCGTGCGTGCGGCCGCGTTGAGCTCGCTGGCCGACTCCACGCCCGAAGGCCAGTCCATCGTGGCGCTCGCCGAACGCATGGGCGTGCGCATCGGCGAGGCACCCGGCGCGCAGCCGGTGGCGTTCACGGCCGAAACCCGCATGTCCGGACTGGATCTGCCGGGCGGGGAGCGCATCCGCAAGGGCGCGACCTCCGCCATCGAGGCGTGGATCGCGGCCGAGGGCGCGGCGGTCGAACAGGGCGTGATCGACGCGATGCGAGACCGGGTCGACGCGGTCTCCAGTCAGGGCGGCACCCCGCTGGTCGTGGCCGAACAGGCCGCCGACCGTGCGGTGCGCGTGCTCGGCGTCGTGCAGCTCAAGGACGTGGTCAAAGAGGGGCTGCGCGAACGGTTCGACGACCTGCGCGCCATGGGCATCCGCACGGTGATGGTCACCGGCGACAACCCGCTGACCGCGAAGGCCATCGCTAACGAGGCCGGGGTCGACGATTTCATCGCCGAAGCCAAGCCGGAGGACAAACTCGCCTATATCAAGGCGGAGCAGGCCAAGGGGCAGCTGGTGGCGATGACCGGCGACGGCACCAACGACGCGCCCGCGCTCGCCCAATCCGACGTGGGCGTGGCGATGAACTCCGGCACCTCCGCCGCGAAGGAGGCCGGCAATATGGTCGATCTCGACTCCGACCCGACCAAGCTCATCGATATCGTGCGCATCGGCAAGCAGCTGCTCATCACGCGCGGCGCGCTGACCACTTTCTCCATCGCCAACGACATCGCGAAATACTTCGCGATTATCCCGGCCATGTTCATGGACCGGTTCCCGGGACTGTCGGCGTTGAACGTCATGGGTCTGCATTCGTCGCTGTCCGCTGTGCTGTCCGCGGTGATCTTCAACGCGGTCATCATCGTGGCGCTCATCCCGCTCGCGCTCAAAGGCGTGGACTATCGCGCCGAAAGCGGCGAGCGGCTGCTGGGGCGCAACCTCAAGGTCTATGGGTTGGGCGGCATTATCGCGCCATTCGTCGGCATCTGGGCCATCGATCTGTTCGTTCGTCTGATCCCCGGTCTGTGA
- a CDS encoding ATP-binding protein: MANTRGSLRVLLGAAPGVGKTYAMLQEGRRLRDEGKDVVIALLETHGRRATAQAAEGLEQVPRRRVRYRGMWLDEMDLFKVVERDPQVALVDEFAHSNAPGSVHAKRWQDVEDLLDAGIDVITTINVQHIESLNDVVRGITGSEQRETVPDKVLRAATQIELVDLPPEGLRERLSAGLVYQPDRVDAALSNYFRLGNLTALRELALLWLAGRVDEALKAYRSEHHISAKWETRERVVVALSGGPEGEQLLRRGARVARASGGGDLMAVHVTSEDGLRGSDPVLLEQQRDLVEQLGGSYHQITGESIADSLLQFARANNATQIIVGVSRRSAISRWLGRPSSTNEIISKSGDIDVHVVTHAFAHRRMLSRLRLPRRRRTMTTPRIALGFLFACLAVPVVAGLLALASDPLFAARDALVLQLIVVASALIGGVAPATMAAVLSGLALDYLYVAPTGSLHMPHWQDWLTMLLYVAVGVIVSFVVDRAGERARQAQRASAESEMLAAISGAVLRSGDPLEAIVSRTREAFGFTCVRVVKGGEVLASDGDESDGGVSGATPGTIAIGDDGVTLELYGRAIEASDQRLLMAVASQILTVLEHNVLAQKAQEVEPLAAAEKMRTALLNAVSHDLRRPLASATAAVSGLRRMGDTMSGEDRDELLAVADESLGQLTKLVTDLLDVSRIREGALPLSLVASDVGAAIVPVLDEQRIGPGKVDLELDAQLPLVMADPPLLRRALANVVTNAMRFSPEGARIRISASAFNGMVEIRVADRGPGVPDERKADIFVPFHRLGDTDNTTGLGLGMALSKGFIESMGGSIEAEDTPGGGLTMVIGLHAADPALRLGQPIPPADIPASAERVEAATMAVSGMVSDVMLPLRGEASADVLEGLMGRALNGSGGGPDGLGGGPGVMGGRPDRLGGRKDVMGGGPDVSDGRPDGSDDRPETTGGHEDVTGGHTDVVKSAGRANLSGHENKQNGTNRVGGVNIVGVEGRTDGTDDADCANPTNSYTTIVGTSRDDPKEAR; this comes from the coding sequence ATGGCGAACACACGGGGATCGTTGCGGGTGCTGCTGGGCGCGGCTCCCGGCGTGGGTAAAACCTACGCGATGCTGCAGGAGGGGCGGCGGCTGCGCGACGAAGGCAAGGACGTGGTCATCGCCCTGTTGGAAACCCACGGGCGGCGGGCCACCGCGCAGGCCGCCGAGGGACTCGAGCAGGTGCCGCGCCGACGCGTGCGATACCGCGGCATGTGGCTCGACGAGATGGACCTGTTCAAAGTCGTCGAACGCGACCCCCAAGTGGCGCTGGTCGACGAATTCGCCCACAGCAACGCGCCCGGCTCCGTGCACGCCAAACGCTGGCAGGACGTGGAGGATCTGCTCGACGCGGGCATCGACGTGATCACCACCATCAACGTGCAGCATATCGAATCGCTGAACGACGTGGTGCGCGGCATCACAGGCAGCGAGCAGCGTGAGACGGTGCCCGACAAGGTGTTGCGCGCCGCCACGCAGATTGAGCTGGTGGATCTGCCGCCGGAGGGTCTGCGCGAGCGGCTTTCCGCCGGATTGGTGTATCAGCCGGACCGGGTGGACGCCGCCTTGTCCAACTATTTCCGCCTCGGCAATCTCACGGCCCTGCGCGAACTGGCGCTGCTGTGGCTGGCCGGGCGCGTGGACGAGGCGCTCAAAGCCTACCGCAGCGAGCATCACATCAGCGCCAAATGGGAGACGCGCGAACGCGTGGTCGTCGCCTTGTCGGGCGGCCCCGAGGGGGAGCAGCTGCTGCGTCGTGGCGCGCGCGTGGCCCGGGCATCCGGCGGCGGCGACCTTATGGCCGTGCATGTGACCAGCGAGGACGGGCTGCGTGGCTCCGACCCCGTTCTGCTGGAGCAACAGCGCGACCTGGTGGAGCAGCTGGGCGGCTCCTACCACCAGATCACCGGCGAAAGCATCGCCGACTCGCTGCTGCAGTTCGCGCGCGCCAACAACGCCACGCAGATCATCGTCGGCGTCTCGCGCCGCTCCGCGATCTCCCGTTGGCTGGGACGCCCCTCCTCGACCAACGAGATCATCTCCAAATCAGGCGATATCGATGTGCATGTGGTCACCCACGCCTTCGCGCACCGGCGGATGCTGTCTCGTCTGCGCCTGCCGCGCCGCCGCCGCACGATGACCACGCCGCGCATCGCGTTGGGATTCCTGTTCGCCTGCCTTGCCGTGCCGGTAGTGGCTGGGCTGCTGGCGCTGGCTTCCGATCCTCTGTTCGCCGCGCGAGACGCGCTGGTGTTGCAGCTGATCGTGGTCGCGTCCGCGCTGATCGGCGGCGTCGCGCCCGCAACCATGGCCGCCGTGCTCTCCGGACTGGCGCTCGACTACCTGTACGTCGCGCCGACCGGCAGCCTGCATATGCCGCACTGGCAGGATTGGCTGACCATGCTGCTGTACGTGGCGGTGGGCGTGATCGTCTCGTTCGTCGTGGACCGTGCCGGCGAACGGGCGCGGCAGGCGCAGCGCGCCTCCGCCGAATCGGAGATGCTGGCCGCCATCTCCGGTGCTGTACTGCGCAGCGGCGACCCGCTGGAGGCGATTGTGTCGCGCACGCGCGAGGCGTTCGGATTCACTTGCGTGCGTGTGGTGAAAGGCGGCGAGGTGCTGGCATCGGACGGCGATGAATCGGACGGTGGCGTATCGGGCGCCACTCCGGGCACCATCGCCATCGGCGATGACGGTGTGACGCTGGAACTGTACGGTCGCGCCATCGAAGCCTCCGACCAACGGCTGCTCATGGCGGTCGCCTCGCAGATCCTCACGGTGCTCGAACACAACGTGCTGGCCCAAAAAGCGCAGGAGGTCGAGCCTCTGGCCGCGGCGGAGAAGATGCGTACGGCCCTGCTCAACGCGGTGAGCCACGACCTGCGCCGTCCGCTGGCCTCGGCCACCGCGGCGGTGTCCGGACTGCGGCGCATGGGCGACACGATGAGCGGGGAGGATCGCGACGAGCTGCTGGCGGTGGCGGACGAATCGTTGGGACAACTGACCAAACTGGTCACGGATCTGCTGGACGTCTCACGCATCCGCGAAGGCGCGCTGCCGCTGTCGCTGGTCGCCTCCGACGTGGGCGCGGCCATTGTGCCCGTACTCGACGAGCAGCGTATCGGGCCAGGCAAAGTCGACCTCGAGCTCGACGCGCAACTGCCGCTGGTAATGGCCGACCCACCGCTGCTGCGGCGTGCGCTGGCCAATGTGGTGACGAATGCGATGCGGTTTTCGCCGGAGGGCGCACGCATCCGCATTTCGGCGTCCGCGTTCAACGGCATGGTGGAGATCCGCGTGGCTGACCGCGGGCCGGGCGTGCCCGACGAGCGCAAGGCCGACATTTTCGTGCCTTTCCATCGCCTAGGCGACACCGACAACACCACTGGGCTGGGGTTGGGGATGGCGCTGTCGAAGGGTTTCATCGAATCGATGGGCGGTTCGATCGAGGCGGAGGACACTCCGGGCGGCGGACTGACCATGGTGATCGGCCTGCATGCGGCCGATCCCGCGCTGCGGCTGGGGCAGCCCATCCCGCCGGCCGACATCCCGGCCTCGGCGGAGCGGGTCGAGGCTGCGACTATGGCCGTGTCGGGCATGGTGTCCGACGTGATGCTGCCGTTGCGCGGCGAGGCTTCGGCCGACGTGCTCGAGGGGCTGATGGGACGTGCGCTGAATGGGTCGGGCGGCGGTCCGGACGGGTTGGGCGGCGGTCCGGGCGTTATGGGCGGTCGTCCGGATAGGTTGGGCGGTCGTAAGGACGTTATGGGCGGTGGGCCAGACGTGTCGGACGGTCGTCCGGATGGGTCGGATGACCGCCCGGAAACTACGGGCGGTCATGAGGATGTTACGGGCGGTCACACGGACGTCGTGAAGAGTGCGGGGCGTGCGAACCTCTCGGGCCACGAGAATAAGCAAAACGGCACGAATCGTGTGGGCGGTGTGAATATCGTGGGTGTCGAGGGTCGCACAGACGGAACGGACGATGCTGATTGTGCGAACCCCACCAACAGCTACACGACTATCGTGGGGACGAGTCGGGACGACCCGAAGGAGGCAAGATGA
- a CDS encoding helix-turn-helix domain-containing protein produces MSAVLEHPRAKGTTVTMGSRALVAADGEVTELSGEAFEAALNAAMGVMGRHRMVTTGQAAKLLDCSPRTVARILDSGRLPFTRNGEAGRRMVDVVDVMDYQRQERERMQASLSAMRQASQEIAMGDDELASYVAQFD; encoded by the coding sequence ATGAGCGCAGTATTGGAACATCCTCGCGCCAAAGGCACCACGGTCACCATGGGGAGCCGCGCCTTGGTCGCCGCCGACGGCGAGGTGACAGAGCTGAGCGGCGAGGCTTTCGAAGCCGCGCTGAATGCGGCAATGGGCGTCATGGGACGCCACCGGATGGTCACCACCGGCCAAGCGGCGAAACTTCTGGACTGTTCACCCCGCACCGTCGCTCGAATCCTCGACTCCGGCCGCCTGCCCTTCACCCGCAACGGTGAAGCCGGACGGCGCATGGTCGATGTGGTTGATGTCATGGACTATCAGCGCCAGGAGCGCGAACGCATGCAGGCATCCCTGTCCGCAATGCGGCAGGCCTCACAGGAGATCGCGATGGGCGACGACGAGCTGGCCTCCTACGTCGCACAGTTCGACTGA
- a CDS encoding response regulator transcription factor, whose translation MKILVADDDPQFLKALRITLRSQGYQIVTAADGVQCIQVAVEEHPDLFVLDLGMPKMDGMGVIQGVRGWTDAPILVVSGRTDAREKVAALDAGADDYVTKPVSIDELLARIRALGRRIPQESEGSQEAQSPQVVLGDVTVDLAAHAVFRSMGGAVAGSDGGLDGHPADGSGGGPDGHLSDGSDGRLADGSGGRLADGPDVGMGGRLVDGPDGGPDGRPRAGVDGRPTDGLASRQVRVRLTPTEWKVLEMLVRNAGRLVTRQDLLTEIWGSEHVSDSGYLRLYISQLRRKIEPDPAHPRYLHTDPGMGYRLDLPPVSSS comes from the coding sequence ATGAAAATCCTAGTGGCCGACGACGATCCGCAGTTCCTCAAAGCACTGCGGATCACCCTGCGCTCGCAGGGGTATCAGATCGTCACGGCGGCGGACGGCGTGCAATGCATCCAGGTCGCGGTCGAGGAGCATCCCGACCTGTTCGTACTCGACCTCGGCATGCCGAAAATGGACGGCATGGGCGTGATCCAAGGCGTGCGCGGCTGGACCGACGCGCCGATTCTCGTGGTGTCCGGCCGCACCGACGCGCGCGAGAAGGTCGCCGCGCTCGACGCGGGGGCCGATGATTACGTGACCAAGCCCGTCTCCATCGACGAACTGCTCGCCCGCATCCGCGCGCTGGGGCGGCGCATCCCGCAGGAGTCGGAAGGTTCGCAGGAAGCCCAGTCCCCGCAGGTTGTGCTGGGCGATGTGACCGTGGATCTGGCCGCGCACGCCGTGTTCCGCAGCATGGGTGGGGCTGTCGCTGGCTCGGATGGCGGGTTGGACGGCCACCCGGCTGACGGTTCGGGCGGTGGGCCGGACGGTCATCTGAGTGATGGTTCGGATGGTCGTCTTGCCGATGGCTCGGGCGGTCGTTTGGCTGACGGACCGGATGTCGGGATGGGCGGTCGTTTGGTCGACGGTCCCGACGGCGGGCCAGATGGTCGTCCGCGCGCTGGGGTGGATGGCCGCCCGACTGACGGACTGGCCAGCCGTCAGGTGCGTGTGCGGCTGACCCCCACCGAATGGAAGGTGCTGGAGATGCTGGTGCGCAACGCCGGCCGTCTGGTCACGCGACAGGATTTGCTCACCGAGATCTGGGGTTCCGAGCACGTCAGCGACTCCGGATACCTGCGCCTCTACATCTCCCAGCTGCGCCGCAAAATCGAACCCGACCCCGCCCACCCGCGGTACCTCCACACCGACCCCGGCATGGGCTACCGTCTCGACCTTCCCCCCGTCTCGTCATCCTGA
- the kdpA gene encoding potassium-transporting ATPase subunit KdpA, whose protein sequence is MMLVYALLALALVVAILAALVNPLGDYIFHVFTDERDLRPERAIYHIIGVDPKKSQSWKAYLRAILAFSLLGLLALYALQRVQAWLPYSLGNGNVPAPLAFNTAVSFVTNTNWQAYSPEATLGYAVQIAGLTAQNLVSAAVGICVAVALMRGFAWRKAATIGNFWVDLTRCMTRVLLPICVVMGTILIALGVVQNLAGFVETSTVSGSTQTIMQGPVASQEVIKELGTNGGGFFNANAAHPYENPNMWTNLVEILLMLAIPVALTRTFGRMVGDVRQGTALLCAMAALFAASLLALVCFESFSADPLTLLAGGSMEGKETRFGVVWSSLFSTVSTSTSTGAVNAMHDSYTALGGMMLLFNMMLGEVSPGGVGSGLYGLLMMAVVAVFIAGLMVGRTPEYLGKKIGPREMKMASLYFLVMPVLVVTGVALSFAVPAVRESVAGSLGNSGNHGFTEVVYAFTSAANNNGSAFAGLAADTLWFDTALGVVMLLGRFVPIVLVVALAGSLARQEIVPRTAGTMRTDNALFVFLLVFVIVIVSALTFLPTLALGPLAEGLVM, encoded by the coding sequence ATGATGCTCGTGTACGCTCTGCTCGCCCTCGCGCTGGTCGTGGCGATTCTCGCCGCGCTCGTCAACCCGCTGGGCGACTATATCTTCCATGTCTTCACCGACGAGCGGGATCTGCGCCCCGAACGCGCGATCTACCACATCATCGGCGTCGACCCCAAGAAAAGCCAAAGCTGGAAGGCCTACCTGCGCGCCATCCTCGCATTCTCGCTGTTGGGTCTGCTCGCGCTTTACGCCCTGCAACGCGTGCAGGCCTGGCTGCCGTATTCGCTCGGCAACGGCAACGTGCCCGCGCCGCTCGCGTTCAACACGGCCGTCTCCTTCGTGACCAACACGAACTGGCAGGCCTACTCGCCCGAGGCCACGTTGGGCTATGCGGTACAGATAGCCGGCCTGACCGCCCAAAACCTCGTCTCCGCCGCGGTCGGCATTTGCGTGGCCGTCGCCCTGATGCGCGGTTTCGCGTGGCGCAAGGCCGCGACCATCGGCAACTTCTGGGTGGACCTGACCCGCTGCATGACGCGCGTGCTGCTGCCGATCTGCGTGGTGATGGGCACGATCCTCATCGCGCTCGGCGTGGTGCAGAATCTCGCAGGATTCGTCGAAACCTCCACCGTCTCCGGCTCGACCCAGACGATTATGCAGGGCCCGGTCGCCAGCCAGGAGGTCATCAAGGAGCTCGGCACCAACGGCGGCGGATTCTTCAACGCAAACGCCGCCCACCCGTATGAGAACCCGAATATGTGGACCAATCTGGTCGAGATCCTGCTCATGCTCGCGATTCCGGTCGCGCTGACCCGCACCTTCGGCCGCATGGTGGGCGACGTGCGCCAAGGAACCGCTCTGCTGTGCGCGATGGCGGCCCTGTTCGCCGCGTCCCTGCTGGCGCTGGTGTGCTTCGAATCCTTCTCGGCCGACCCGCTCACGTTGCTGGCGGGCGGGTCGATGGAGGGCAAGGAGACCCGCTTCGGCGTGGTATGGTCCAGCCTGTTCTCCACCGTCTCGACCTCCACCTCCACGGGCGCGGTCAACGCCATGCACGACTCGTACACGGCGCTCGGCGGCATGATGCTGCTGTTCAATATGATGCTCGGCGAAGTGAGTCCCGGCGGCGTGGGCTCGGGCCTGTACGGCCTGCTGATGATGGCCGTCGTGGCCGTGTTCATCGCCGGCCTGATGGTGGGCCGCACGCCGGAATACCTCGGCAAGAAGATCGGCCCGCGTGAGATGAAGATGGCCTCGCTGTACTTCCTCGTCATGCCGGTGCTGGTGGTGACGGGCGTGGCCCTAAGCTTCGCCGTCCCCGCCGTGCGCGAGTCGGTCGCCGGCTCTCTGGGCAACTCCGGCAACCACGGCTTCACCGAAGTGGTCTACGCCTTCACCTCCGCGGCCAACAACAACGGTTCCGCCTTCGCCGGCCTCGCCGCCGACACCCTCTGGTTCGACACCGCGCTGGGTGTGGTGATGCTGCTCGGCAGATTCGTGCCGATCGTGCTGGTGGTCGCCTTGGCGGGTTCGCTCGCCCGTCAGGAGATCGTGCCGCGCACTGCAGGCACGATGCGCACCGACAACGCTCTGTTCGTATTCCTCCTCGTGTTTGTGATTGTGATCGTTTCCGCGCTGACGTTCCTGCCCACGCTTGCGTTGGGCCCGTTGGCGGAAGGTTTGGTGATGTGA
- the brnA gene encoding type II toxin-antitoxin system BrnA family antitoxin, which translates to MSSTAKTISGEELDRKLDDGEDILDYLDLEHPIVKHHPPLQKRVTLTMPAWMIEGLDAEADDLAISRNAVVNTWIAERLRATQRREPVAA; encoded by the coding sequence ATGAGCAGCACCGCTAAGACCATCAGCGGCGAGGAACTCGACCGCAAGCTCGACGACGGGGAGGACATCCTCGACTACCTTGACCTGGAGCACCCCATCGTGAAGCATCATCCTCCGCTGCAGAAGCGCGTCACCCTGACCATGCCCGCATGGATGATTGAAGGGCTGGACGCGGAGGCGGACGATCTGGCCATCAGCCGCAATGCCGTGGTCAACACGTGGATCGCAGAACGGCTACGCGCAACGCAGCGACGCGAACCCGTCGCCGCCTGA
- the kdpC gene encoding K(+)-transporting ATPase subunit C, with amino-acid sequence MKNALALRMRTCWAGFKAVVVFTAIAIAYTLLMVGIGQLGFPSQANGSMLTNGEGEVVGSSLIGQSFTDANGRALPQYFQSRPSAAGDGYDASASGATNKGHQDEELISSVEERRAAIAEREGVDVDDVPADAVTASASGLDPHISPEYAAIQVERVAEARGLSVDQVEELVRLNTTGRGLGFIGEPVVNVVTLNLALDELA; translated from the coding sequence ATGAAGAACGCGCTGGCGCTGCGTATGCGCACCTGTTGGGCGGGATTCAAGGCGGTGGTCGTGTTCACCGCGATCGCGATCGCCTACACGCTGCTGATGGTCGGCATCGGCCAGCTGGGATTCCCCTCCCAGGCCAACGGCTCGATGCTCACCAACGGCGAGGGCGAGGTGGTCGGCTCATCGCTGATCGGCCAGTCTTTCACCGATGCGAACGGCCGCGCGCTGCCCCAATACTTCCAGTCGCGCCCCTCCGCGGCCGGCGACGGCTACGACGCGTCCGCCTCCGGCGCGACCAATAAGGGGCATCAGGACGAGGAGCTTATCTCCTCCGTCGAGGAGCGGAGGGCCGCCATCGCCGAACGTGAGGGCGTGGACGTCGACGACGTGCCGGCCGACGCCGTCACCGCTTCGGCCTCTGGGCTCGACCCGCATATCAGCCCCGAATACGCGGCCATCCAGGTGGAGCGTGTGGCCGAGGCGCGCGGGCTGAGCGTGGACCAGGTGGAGGAATTGGTGCGGCTGAACACCACCGGCCGCGGATTGGGATTCATCGGCGAGCCGGTGGTGAACGTGGTCACCCTCAACCTCGCGCTCGACGAGCTGGCGTAG